A genome region from Arachidicoccus soli includes the following:
- a CDS encoding extracellular solute-binding protein, whose translation MSSKKHLTGITWDHSRGYSPMVATSQRFNEITETNITWEKRTLQDFADKPINKLVEIFDLLIIDHPWIGFAAEKKLFVPLDQYLPNEYLNDLERNTVGQSYSSYQHNNHLWALPIDAATPVASYRKDLLSMHNEELPKDFSELLVLAQKGLVIFPIIAIDTLMNFFMLCATLGENPFSNENEVISTAIGTEALHLLKELANTVDKRCFEWNPIKVYEVLSNTDEFAYCPFAYGYSNYAKEGFAKNKLAFADLIQLKAEKLKSTIGGTGIAISTNCSNMDAAMQFVQYVASPTIQQHLYFDSGGQPAHLASWQNKYCNKVTDNFFSATLPALERAYLRPRYNGFIYFQDRAGDIIRDYLMKGGNTNTVLEKLNNLYHKSKL comes from the coding sequence ATGAGTTCGAAAAAACACTTAACCGGAATAACCTGGGATCATAGTCGCGGCTATTCGCCTATGGTAGCCACTTCCCAACGATTTAATGAAATTACAGAAACTAATATAACCTGGGAAAAAAGGACATTACAGGATTTTGCAGACAAACCTATTAATAAGCTCGTAGAAATATTTGATTTATTAATCATAGACCATCCTTGGATTGGATTTGCTGCTGAAAAAAAATTATTTGTTCCATTGGACCAATATTTACCTAATGAATATTTAAATGATTTAGAGAGGAATACTGTGGGTCAATCCTATTCAAGCTATCAACACAACAACCATTTATGGGCTTTACCAATTGATGCTGCTACTCCCGTTGCAAGTTATCGTAAGGACCTCCTTTCCATGCACAATGAAGAGCTTCCCAAAGACTTTAGTGAGCTGCTTGTTTTGGCACAAAAGGGGCTTGTAATTTTCCCGATTATTGCCATTGATACTTTGATGAATTTCTTTATGCTTTGTGCAACGCTTGGCGAAAATCCGTTTAGCAATGAAAATGAAGTGATAAGCACTGCAATAGGAACAGAAGCACTTCATTTATTGAAAGAACTTGCCAATACTGTAGATAAAAGATGCTTTGAATGGAACCCTATAAAGGTTTATGAAGTACTTTCAAACACAGATGAATTTGCTTATTGTCCATTCGCCTATGGTTACAGTAATTATGCAAAAGAGGGCTTTGCAAAAAATAAATTAGCATTTGCTGATTTGATTCAATTAAAAGCTGAAAAATTAAAATCGACTATTGGGGGAACAGGAATCGCTATTTCTACTAATTGTAGCAATATGGATGCGGCAATGCAATTTGTGCAATATGTAGCATCCCCTACTATTCAGCAGCATTTGTATTTTGATAGTGGCGGACAACCGGCGCACCTTGCAAGCTGGCAAAATAAATATTGTAATAAAGTTACAGATAATTTTTTCTCTGCTACCCTACCTGCTTTAGAACGTGCTTATTTAAGGCCCAGATATAATGGGTTTATCTATTTTCAGGATAGGGCAGGTGATATTATCAGAGATTATCTAATGAAAGGGGGAAACACAAATACCGTTTTAGAAAAATTAAATAATTTATATCATAAATCGAAATTATGA
- a CDS encoding FGGY-family carbohydrate kinase codes for MQKIPVIAIFDVGKTNKKLFLFNQHYQIVYEKAARFTETNDEDGFPCDNVDSLRLSVFDSLNEVLKLDAFDIIAINFTTYGASLVYVDENGKPLTPLYNYLKPYPESLSKHLYKKYNGEENICLQTASPSSGSLNSGLQLYRIKTEKPALFENIKYALHLPQFMSSLITGKFYSDITSIGCHTHLWDFQKNDYHQWVYEEGLHQKLAPIFPSNQVIQTQFMGKEYLAGVGLHDSSAALIPYLVNFSEPFILISTGTWCISLNPFNKAPLTKEEINCNCLCYLSYQGTPVKASRLFAGYEHEQQTKRIAEHFQVPVSTFRTMNFRPETIALLKEKKLLDAPLKPACSAEFISKFNQRDLTVFDNVKEAYHQLIMDIMEQQFLSTNMVLQKGVTKKIFVDGGFSKNNIYMNLLAIAFPDVEVYAASMAQATALGTAIALHTHWNKHPLPNDIIDLKFFASLQKF; via the coding sequence ATGCAAAAGATACCCGTAATTGCCATTTTTGACGTAGGCAAAACGAATAAGAAACTTTTCCTATTCAATCAACATTATCAAATTGTTTACGAAAAAGCAGCCCGCTTTACCGAAACCAATGACGAGGATGGCTTTCCCTGCGATAATGTTGATAGTCTTAGGCTATCAGTATTTGACTCACTAAACGAGGTTTTAAAACTGGATGCATTTGATATCATAGCCATCAATTTTACCACCTATGGTGCAAGTTTGGTGTATGTGGATGAAAATGGAAAGCCGTTGACTCCTTTATATAATTATTTAAAACCCTATCCGGAAAGCTTAAGTAAGCATCTTTATAAAAAATATAATGGGGAGGAAAATATTTGTTTACAAACAGCTTCTCCATCTTCAGGTAGTTTGAATTCAGGTTTGCAACTTTACCGTATAAAAACTGAGAAACCGGCATTGTTTGAAAATATAAAATATGCTTTGCATTTGCCCCAATTTATGAGTTCGCTCATCACCGGTAAGTTTTATTCTGATATTACGAGCATTGGCTGCCATACACATCTTTGGGATTTTCAAAAAAACGATTACCATCAGTGGGTGTATGAGGAAGGGCTTCATCAGAAATTAGCGCCTATTTTCCCCTCAAACCAGGTTATTCAAACTCAATTCATGGGTAAGGAATACCTTGCTGGTGTAGGACTACATGATAGTTCCGCAGCACTCATTCCTTATTTGGTTAATTTTTCTGAGCCTTTTATTTTAATTTCTACAGGAACCTGGTGCATCAGTTTAAACCCTTTCAATAAGGCACCCTTAACAAAGGAGGAGATCAATTGTAACTGTCTATGTTACCTGAGCTATCAAGGCACCCCGGTGAAGGCTTCCAGACTTTTTGCAGGTTATGAACATGAACAACAAACCAAGCGCATCGCAGAACATTTCCAAGTTCCCGTTTCTACTTTCAGGACGATGAATTTCCGTCCGGAAACCATCGCATTACTCAAAGAGAAAAAACTATTGGATGCCCCACTCAAACCTGCTTGTTCAGCTGAATTCATTTCCAAATTCAATCAAAGAGATTTGACAGTGTTTGATAATGTAAAAGAAGCATATCATCAGCTTATAATGGACATAATGGAGCAACAGTTTTTATCGACCAATATGGTTTTACAAAAAGGTGTAACCAAGAAAATTTTTGTTGATGGTGGTTTTAGCAAAAATAATATTTACATGAATCTTTTAGCGATAGCCTTCCCTGATGTTGAAGTCTATGCGGCATCCATGGCACAAGCAACTGCTTTAGGTACCGCAATTGCCCTACACACACATTGGAATAAACACCCCTTACCAAATGATATTATTGATTTAAAATTTTTTGCAAGCTTACAAAAATTTTAG
- a CDS encoding DUF5703 domain-containing protein → MASLIDLSNMVKRLQIILSLVGIFISSQIIAQSVNLNQYNISWNSQSKNAGASMPCGGGDIGLNVWAEKNDVLFYIARSGCFDENNALLKLGRIRLTFKPNPFTNEDFQQELNLKDGSVSISDGEKHSINIHLWVEVKQPIIHVEIKTKKAISVIASYENWRSKDHIVRGKENNENSYKFAPQGTIITHKDHIAFNDNKIIFYHRNQSPTVFDATVKEQGLDSVKNQLFDPLKELTFGGFIQGKNLISDTISEGQYLSTPYTSWALKTKHKSKNIQIQIGLCTGQFTTQAQWKQSLDSLDATISKQNHLTIWNKNKSWWQQFWNRSFILMDSNKNDSNKDVWEAGRNYQLFRYMLACNAYGSYPTKFNGGLFTTDPILVDSSYPFTPDFRNWGGGTFTAQNQRLVYYPMLKSGDFDMMQSEFNFYNNLLKTAEIRTKVYWHHAGACFTEQLENFGLPNPSEYGWKRPLYYDKGMEYNAWLEYLWDTDLEFCNMILETRSYNNANIKKYLPLIKSCLSFFDEHYQYLARKRGRKTLDANGHLILFPGSACETYKMAYNSSSTIAALKTVLRHLLELPDSCFEENEKEKWASMLQRIPPISFRNINGHTTISPAVTWERINNVESPQLYPVFPWGIYGIGKPGLDTARNTWFYDTTVIKNRSYVGWKQDNIFAAKLGLTKAAARLELEKLKSGPNRFPSFWGPGFDWTPDHNWGGSAMIGLQEMLLQTNGKKIYLFPAWPKNWDVHFKLHTTYTTTVEGNLKNGILHNLIVIPQSREADVINMLENRSSIQ, encoded by the coding sequence TTGGCATCATTAATAGACCTATCCAATATGGTGAAGCGATTACAAATAATCTTGTCTCTAGTCGGAATTTTTATTTCATCTCAAATCATTGCACAATCCGTTAATCTAAACCAGTATAATATTAGCTGGAATAGTCAAAGCAAAAACGCGGGGGCTTCTATGCCCTGCGGTGGTGGTGATATCGGATTAAATGTGTGGGCAGAAAAAAATGATGTGCTTTTTTATATTGCCCGAAGTGGTTGCTTTGATGAAAATAATGCATTATTAAAATTAGGCAGAATAAGATTGACCTTTAAGCCCAACCCATTCACTAATGAAGATTTTCAACAAGAATTAAATCTCAAAGATGGAAGTGTATCTATTTCTGATGGGGAAAAGCACTCAATAAATATTCATCTTTGGGTAGAAGTAAAGCAACCCATTATTCATGTTGAAATAAAAACTAAGAAAGCAATTTCTGTAATTGCCTCATATGAGAACTGGCGAAGTAAAGACCATATTGTAAGAGGCAAAGAAAATAATGAGAACTCTTATAAATTTGCGCCTCAAGGTACTATTATTACCCATAAAGACCACATTGCTTTTAATGACAATAAGATAATTTTCTATCATAGAAATCAATCCCCCACTGTGTTTGATGCAACCGTTAAAGAACAGGGGTTAGATAGTGTAAAGAACCAATTATTCGATCCATTAAAAGAATTAACATTCGGTGGATTTATTCAAGGTAAAAACTTGATTAGTGATACTATTTCAGAAGGTCAGTATTTAAGTACACCTTATACTTCCTGGGCACTGAAGACGAAACATAAAAGCAAAAATATCCAAATCCAGATTGGACTATGTACCGGCCAATTCACCACTCAGGCACAATGGAAGCAATCACTGGATTCTTTAGATGCAACCATAAGTAAACAAAACCATCTGACTATTTGGAACAAAAATAAAAGCTGGTGGCAACAATTTTGGAATCGCAGTTTTATTCTTATGGATTCTAATAAAAATGATTCAAATAAAGATGTCTGGGAAGCTGGACGGAATTATCAACTTTTTAGGTATATGCTTGCTTGTAATGCTTACGGTTCATATCCTACAAAATTTAACGGAGGACTTTTTACGACCGATCCCATTTTAGTAGACAGTAGTTATCCATTTACACCAGATTTCAGAAACTGGGGAGGAGGCACTTTCACAGCACAAAATCAGCGATTGGTCTATTATCCGATGTTAAAAAGCGGTGATTTTGATATGATGCAATCAGAATTTAATTTCTATAACAATTTACTTAAAACTGCGGAAATCAGAACTAAGGTTTACTGGCATCATGCAGGCGCTTGCTTCACTGAACAACTAGAGAATTTCGGTTTACCGAACCCGAGCGAATATGGCTGGAAAAGGCCATTATATTATGACAAAGGTATGGAATACAATGCCTGGCTGGAATATCTTTGGGACACCGATCTTGAATTTTGTAATATGATTTTGGAAACAAGATCTTATAACAATGCGAATATTAAGAAATACCTGCCATTGATTAAAAGTTGCTTAAGTTTTTTTGATGAACATTATCAATATTTAGCAAGAAAAAGGGGAAGAAAAACTTTAGATGCAAATGGCCATTTAATCCTATTCCCAGGTTCGGCATGTGAAACCTATAAAATGGCTTACAATTCAAGCTCTACGATTGCTGCGTTAAAAACGGTTCTCCGACATTTACTTGAGTTACCCGACAGTTGCTTTGAAGAAAATGAAAAAGAAAAATGGGCATCAATGCTACAAAGAATTCCACCCATCTCCTTTAGAAATATCAATGGTCATACGACTATCTCTCCTGCTGTTACCTGGGAGCGCATAAATAATGTGGAGTCTCCCCAACTTTATCCAGTGTTTCCCTGGGGTATTTACGGAATCGGAAAACCGGGGTTAGATACTGCAAGGAATACTTGGTTTTACGATACCACTGTTATAAAAAATAGAAGTTATGTCGGATGGAAACAAGACAATATTTTTGCTGCCAAATTAGGATTGACTAAGGCCGCAGCAAGACTGGAACTTGAAAAATTAAAAAGTGGGCCCAATAGATTTCCTAGCTTCTGGGGGCCGGGCTTCGACTGGACTCCAGATCATAATTGGGGTGGTAGCGCCATGATTGGTTTGCAAGAAATGCTTTTGCAGACCAATGGAAAGAAAATATACTTATTTCCCGCATGGCCTAAAAACTGGGATGTTCATTTTAAATTACATACTACATATACCACTACAGTAGAAGGCAATTTGAAAAATGGCATACTGCATAATTTAATTGTAATACCTCAAAGCAGAGAAGCTGATGTTATAAATATGCTGGAAAATAGATCAAGCATTCAATGA
- a CDS encoding CaiB/BaiF CoA transferase family protein, with the protein MKPLENLIVLEFCQYMSGPSAGLRLADLGARVIKIERPDIGDSGRQLAVKDLFIGGNSILFHTINRNKESYAANLKDQTDLEKIKKLILKADILIHNFRPKVMEKLGLGFEDIQLLNPRLIYAEISGYGKKGPWKKKPGQDLLLQSISGLTWLSGDKSAPPIPFGLSIADYMCGTHLTQGILAALIKRNKTKLGSLIEVNLLSTLIDFQFEVITTYLNDGGKLPQRAENGNAHAYLSAPYGIYKTLDGYLVVAMENLEYLGKNIDLIEIKNFVKENFSQRDKVMEMLQSHFQLKTTKHWLLLLESAKIWCAGVLNYHQFLNHNGFKVLNMTQEISLPNQQKIITTRCPIRIDGEKYFSKKPGPILGENTFSIDEEIFH; encoded by the coding sequence ATGAAGCCATTAGAAAATCTAATTGTTTTAGAGTTTTGCCAATATATGTCGGGACCATCTGCAGGATTACGCCTGGCTGACTTAGGTGCGCGCGTTATAAAAATTGAAAGGCCGGATATTGGGGACAGTGGTCGACAATTGGCAGTTAAAGATTTATTTATAGGGGGCAATAGTATATTGTTTCATACTATTAACAGGAATAAAGAATCTTATGCAGCTAATTTAAAGGACCAAACAGATCTTGAAAAAATCAAAAAACTTATTCTCAAGGCGGATATACTCATCCACAATTTTAGGCCAAAAGTAATGGAGAAACTAGGTTTGGGATTTGAGGACATTCAATTGTTAAACCCGCGATTAATCTATGCAGAAATAAGTGGATATGGCAAAAAGGGACCCTGGAAAAAGAAACCGGGCCAAGATCTGCTCTTGCAATCAATCTCTGGTCTGACTTGGTTATCCGGAGACAAATCGGCCCCACCCATTCCATTCGGGTTGTCCATTGCAGATTATATGTGTGGTACACATTTAACACAAGGCATATTAGCTGCACTGATCAAAAGAAATAAAACAAAACTTGGTTCCTTGATTGAAGTAAATTTACTTTCCACCTTAATCGATTTTCAGTTTGAAGTAATAACGACCTATTTAAATGATGGAGGAAAACTGCCGCAAAGAGCTGAGAATGGCAATGCGCACGCTTACCTGAGTGCACCTTACGGCATTTATAAAACGCTGGACGGGTATTTGGTGGTAGCCATGGAGAACTTAGAATATCTAGGGAAAAATATTGATTTGATTGAAATAAAGAACTTTGTAAAAGAAAATTTCTCTCAAAGGGATAAAGTAATGGAAATGCTTCAATCCCATTTCCAGCTCAAAACCACCAAGCATTGGCTTCTTTTGTTAGAATCCGCAAAAATATGGTGTGCAGGTGTTTTAAACTACCATCAATTTTTAAATCACAATGGATTTAAGGTTTTAAATATGACACAGGAGATTTCATTGCCAAATCAGCAGAAAATAATAACAACGAGGTGCCCGATCAGAATCGATGGCGAGAAATATTTTTCTAAAAAACCCGGTCCCATTTTAGGAGAGAATACTTTCTCCATAGACGAAGAAATCTTTCATTAA
- a CDS encoding IclR family transcriptional regulator has product MSAKKIKEEQEVKYHAPALEKGLDILEYISLEGKPVSQTDIAIGIEKSPNEIYRMLICLEQRGYLLRDDISGKYRPSMKLYNLSHRHSPIDEIRKASRYPMDDLAEKIKQSCHIGVIYQDKLIIISQARSPEPIALSIEEGSLFPLVLTASGKVLLAFMEEDSRFELLKRNELFSSYALRKQQKFLASLQEIKNEGHYLTPSDLATGVMDITVPVRNGSEAIASLTISILMSQIKDTIPAEDIIADAKLAAQKISANLGFKVGGS; this is encoded by the coding sequence ATGTCAGCAAAAAAAATAAAAGAAGAGCAAGAAGTGAAATATCATGCGCCTGCTCTCGAAAAAGGTTTGGATATTTTGGAATATATTTCTTTAGAAGGGAAACCGGTTTCACAAACGGATATTGCCATTGGAATTGAAAAGAGCCCGAACGAAATTTATAGAATGTTGATTTGCTTAGAGCAAAGAGGTTATTTATTGAGAGATGATATCTCTGGGAAATACAGGCCCTCCATGAAACTGTATAATTTGTCGCATAGACACTCGCCAATTGATGAAATCAGAAAGGCTTCCAGGTATCCCATGGATGACTTGGCTGAAAAAATTAAACAATCCTGCCATATTGGTGTGATCTATCAAGATAAGTTAATAATAATTTCCCAAGCCAGAAGCCCAGAACCAATTGCGCTTTCAATTGAAGAAGGGAGTCTTTTCCCATTGGTCCTTACGGCTTCAGGTAAAGTCTTATTGGCTTTTATGGAAGAAGATTCAAGGTTTGAATTACTTAAGCGCAATGAACTATTTAGTAGTTATGCTTTACGTAAGCAGCAAAAGTTTTTAGCTTCTTTGCAAGAGATTAAGAATGAAGGTCATTATCTAACACCAAGTGATTTAGCAACCGGTGTTATGGATATCACGGTACCTGTAAGGAATGGGAGTGAAGCGATAGCCTCCCTTACTATTTCTATTTTGATGTCACAGATCAAAGATACAATTCCTGCGGAAGATATTATTGCAGATGCGAAGCTGGCTGCACAGAAGATTTCTGCTAACCTTGGGTTTAAAGTTGGCGGCTCCTAG